One window from the genome of Ktedonobacterales bacterium encodes:
- a CDS encoding HPP family protein yields MFPSLGPTAFLFFYTPTAPSASPRNTLIGQGIGVLAGYFSLVVTGLTTAGPALAVGVSGPRVVAAGLSLGLTAGLMVLLRAPHPPAGATTLIVSLGIITKPVQLVILMGAVVLLIVQALVINRLAGIPYPFWGPKRER; encoded by the coding sequence ATCTTTCCCTCCCTTGGCCCGACAGCCTTCCTCTTCTTTTATACCCCAACTGCGCCCTCGGCCTCGCCCCGCAATACGTTGATAGGGCAAGGCATCGGCGTGTTGGCTGGGTATTTCAGCCTAGTCGTGACTGGGCTAACAACTGCCGGGCCAGCGCTGGCTGTGGGTGTCAGCGGGCCGCGTGTTGTTGCCGCTGGGCTTTCCCTCGGTCTGACTGCTGGGCTCATGGTGTTGCTACGTGCACCGCATCCTCCCGCTGGGGCCACGACGCTCATCGTCTCGCTGGGCATCATCACCAAGCCTGTGCAGTTGGTGATCCTGATGGGAGCGGTGGTCTTGCTCATTGTTCAGGCATTGGTCATCAATCGTCTGGCTGGTATCCCCTATCCATTCTGGGGACCAAAAAGAGAGCGATGA